The Hymenobacter sp. DG01 genome has a segment encoding these proteins:
- a CDS encoding ABC-F family ATP-binding cassette domain-containing protein, which produces MISTSNVSLRYGKRVLFEDVTIKFMPGNVYGLIGANGAGKSTFLKILSGEIEPNTGSVDMPKGARLSVLKQDQFAADAFPVLQTVIMGHQRLWQVMEEKDALYAKADFSDADGERAAVLEGEFADLEGWNAEYEAAELLSGLGISEDKHHTLMGDLGTSDKVRVLLAQALFGNPDVLLLDEPTNGLDAETVLWLENFLDSFQNTVIVVSHDRHFLDAVCNYMADLDFSKITMYPGNYSFWYESSQLALRQRQEVNKKTEDKRKELEEFVRRFSANASKSKQATSRQKLLQKLTLEEIKPSSRKYPYIAFKSEREAGNQLLTVENLSKSVDGQTIFRNVSFSLDKKDKVAIISRDDRAASLLFDILFNETKPDTGEFKWGTTITPSYFPKENTEFFNTDLNLVDWLRQYSTEKDESFIRGFLGRMLFSGEESQKKSNVLSGGEKVRCMLSKMMMEGGNVLVLDDPTNHLDLESITALNNSLKDFGGTLIFASHDLQVIETVANRIIELTPDGIIDRRMSYEEYLADENIKAQRQRMYQLVS; this is translated from the coding sequence ATGATCAGCACCTCCAACGTAAGTCTGCGCTACGGCAAGCGCGTATTGTTCGAAGACGTTACCATTAAATTTATGCCCGGCAACGTGTACGGCCTCATTGGGGCCAACGGGGCGGGTAAATCAACCTTTCTGAAGATTCTCTCGGGCGAGATTGAGCCGAACACGGGCTCGGTGGATATGCCCAAGGGCGCCCGCCTTTCGGTGTTGAAGCAGGATCAGTTTGCCGCCGACGCCTTCCCGGTTCTGCAGACGGTTATCATGGGCCACCAGCGCCTGTGGCAGGTAATGGAGGAGAAAGACGCTCTGTACGCCAAAGCCGATTTCTCGGACGCAGACGGGGAGCGGGCCGCTGTTCTGGAGGGTGAGTTTGCCGATCTGGAAGGCTGGAATGCCGAGTACGAAGCAGCCGAGCTGCTCTCCGGCCTGGGCATCTCAGAGGACAAGCACCACACCCTGATGGGCGACCTAGGCACCTCGGACAAAGTGCGTGTGCTGCTGGCCCAGGCGCTATTCGGCAACCCCGACGTGCTGCTGCTGGACGAACCCACCAACGGCCTTGATGCCGAAACTGTGCTGTGGCTTGAAAACTTCCTTGACTCTTTCCAGAACACGGTGATTGTAGTTAGCCACGACCGTCACTTCCTCGACGCGGTGTGTAACTACATGGCCGACCTCGACTTCTCCAAGATTACCATGTATCCCGGCAACTACTCGTTCTGGTACGAGTCGTCGCAATTGGCTTTGCGCCAGCGCCAGGAAGTAAACAAGAAAACGGAAGATAAGCGCAAGGAGCTGGAAGAGTTCGTGCGCCGCTTCTCGGCCAACGCCTCGAAATCCAAGCAGGCTACCTCGCGCCAGAAGCTGCTGCAGAAACTCACGCTGGAAGAAATCAAGCCTTCTTCGCGCAAGTACCCCTACATCGCCTTCAAATCGGAGCGTGAGGCCGGCAACCAGCTGCTGACAGTGGAAAACCTGAGCAAGTCGGTTGATGGGCAGACGATTTTCCGGAATGTGTCTTTCTCCCTGGACAAAAAAGACAAGGTAGCCATCATCAGCCGCGACGACCGGGCCGCCTCCCTCCTTTTCGATATTCTCTTTAATGAGACCAAGCCCGACACGGGCGAGTTCAAGTGGGGCACTACCATCACGCCCAGCTACTTCCCCAAGGAAAACACTGAGTTCTTTAATACCGATCTGAACTTGGTGGATTGGCTGCGCCAGTACAGCACCGAGAAAGACGAATCGTTTATCCGGGGCTTCCTGGGCCGCATGCTGTTTTCGGGTGAGGAGTCGCAGAAAAAGTCGAACGTGCTGAGCGGGGGCGAGAAGGTGCGCTGCATGCTGAGCAAGATGATGATGGAAGGTGGCAACGTACTCGTGCTCGACGACCCGACCAACCACCTGGACCTGGAAAGCATCACGGCTCTGAACAACTCCCTGAAGGACTTCGGCGGCACCCTGATTTTTGCTTCCCACGACTTACAGGTGATAGAAACCGTAGCTAACCGCATCATTGAGCTGACTCCGGACGGCATCATCGACCGCCGCATGAGCTACGAGGAGTACCTGGCCGACGAAAATATCAAAGCTCAGCGCCAGCGTATGTATCAGTTGGTTTCGTAG
- a CDS encoding lmo0937 family membrane protein — protein MGNLLYIIAVILIIIWALGFFGVLGGGIQGNGLIHVLLVIAIIAILLRVIRGGRVV, from the coding sequence ATGGGTAATCTGCTGTATATCATCGCCGTCATTCTGATCATCATTTGGGCCCTGGGTTTCTTTGGAGTACTCGGTGGCGGCATTCAAGGCAACGGCCTGATTCACGTACTGCTCGTTATTGCTATCATCGCCATTCTGCTGCGTGTTATTCGCGGTGGGCGAGTAGTGTAA
- a CDS encoding 3-hydroxyacyl-CoA dehydrogenase family protein: MLNVAVIGSGTMGNGIAHVFAQHGFPVALIDINQPALDKGLATIGKNLDRQVAKGALTDADKTATLGRLTTYTSIAEGVKNAGLVVEAATENVELKLNIFRELDQHAPAEAILASNTSSISITRIAAVTKRPAQVIGMHFMNPVPVMKLVEVIRGYATSDEVTQRIMDLSRELGKTPTEVNDYPGFVANRILMPMINEAIYSLYEGVAGVEEIDTVMKLGMAHPMGPLQLADFIGLDVCLAILRVLHEGLGNQKYAPCPLLVNMVTAGRLGVKSGEGFYSWTHGTKDLVLAERFRK, translated from the coding sequence ATGCTTAACGTCGCCGTTATTGGCTCGGGCACCATGGGCAATGGCATTGCCCACGTGTTTGCCCAGCACGGATTTCCCGTCGCCCTCATCGACATCAACCAGCCGGCCCTGGACAAAGGCCTGGCCACCATCGGCAAAAACCTGGACCGCCAGGTAGCCAAAGGCGCCCTCACCGACGCCGACAAAACCGCTACCCTGGGTCGCCTCACTACCTATACCAGCATAGCAGAAGGCGTGAAAAACGCGGGCCTGGTGGTAGAAGCCGCCACCGAAAACGTGGAGCTGAAGCTGAACATCTTCCGCGAGCTAGACCAGCACGCCCCCGCCGAGGCCATTCTGGCTTCGAATACGTCCTCGATTTCCATTACCCGGATTGCGGCCGTTACCAAGCGCCCGGCCCAGGTCATTGGCATGCACTTCATGAACCCGGTGCCGGTAATGAAGCTGGTGGAGGTTATCCGGGGCTACGCCACTTCCGACGAGGTAACCCAGCGCATCATGGACCTGTCGCGGGAGCTGGGCAAAACGCCCACCGAGGTAAACGACTACCCCGGCTTCGTGGCCAACCGCATCCTGATGCCCATGATCAACGAGGCCATTTACAGCCTTTATGAGGGCGTGGCCGGCGTAGAAGAAATTGACACGGTGATGAAGCTGGGCATGGCCCACCCCATGGGCCCTCTCCAACTGGCCGACTTTATCGGGCTGGATGTGTGTCTGGCTATTCTGCGAGTATTGCACGAAGGCCTGGGCAACCAGAAATACGCCCCCTGCCCCCTGCTGGTAAACATGGTAACGGCTGGCCGCCTGGGTGTGAAATCGGGCGAAGGGTTCTACTCCTGGACCCACGGCACCAAGGATCTGGTGCTGGCCGAGCGGTTCCGGAAGTAA